A window from Pseudobutyrivibrio ruminis HUN009 encodes these proteins:
- a CDS encoding GDSL-type esterase/lipase family protein, giving the protein MKINSILLLLLTIISSIAIAVVGVVFRGTVYTKYYSNPYKTTSIGAVMQAASNGIYPWSKIEVNEEKQSTKATKKTNVKSSKTKKYISVDDSYFDDALFIGDSRMVGLSQYCQDIDARATFYAKKSLSIYNIRDDKWIETEDGDEISLAEALETNHFSKVYIMVGINELGRGDENDFRQAYQDVINQIQAAEPNAYIFINSIMHVSKEKNETDELYNNTNINLRNDAIKSLEDKQNIFYLNINEAVDDEEGNLDAETTTDGVHLKGACYEPWHEYLLSHGVE; this is encoded by the coding sequence ATGAAAATAAACAGTATTTTATTGTTACTGCTTACAATTATAAGTTCTATTGCGATTGCTGTAGTTGGAGTTGTTTTTAGGGGTACCGTATATACGAAGTATTATTCAAATCCTTATAAAACAACTTCTATAGGTGCCGTTATGCAGGCTGCATCAAATGGCATCTATCCATGGTCAAAAATAGAAGTAAATGAAGAAAAGCAGTCGACAAAAGCAACTAAAAAAACAAATGTAAAGTCTAGCAAGACAAAAAAATATATATCTGTAGATGATAGCTATTTTGATGATGCTTTGTTTATAGGCGATTCACGAATGGTTGGTCTTTCTCAGTATTGTCAGGACATTGATGCTAGAGCTACCTTTTATGCTAAGAAATCCCTCTCTATATATAACATCAGGGATGATAAATGGATAGAAACTGAGGATGGTGATGAAATTAGTTTAGCTGAGGCTTTAGAAACTAATCACTTTTCAAAAGTATATATAATGGTTGGCATAAACGAGCTTGGAAGAGGAGATGAAAATGATTTCAGGCAAGCCTATCAGGACGTAATCAACCAGATTCAGGCAGCAGAGCCAAATGCTTATATATTTATTAATAGCATCATGCATGTTTCAAAAGAGAAAAATGAAACAGATGAGCTATACAACAATACTAATATCAATCTCAGAAATGATGCTATTAAATCATTAGAAGATAAGCAAAACATTTTCTATTTAAATATTAACGAAGCGGTAGATGACGAGGAAGGTAATCTTGATGCGGAGACCACAACAGATGGTGTTCATTTAAAGGGAGCGTGCTATGAACCATGGCATGAATATTTACTTTCTCACGGTGTGGAATAA
- a CDS encoding type IV secretory system conjugative DNA transfer family protein: MLDFVKYIHEYAIDNPSLALLIVIALVIYLYSELYLSKQGKPGQNKRSNPLYKELKVADKNEASGIIFGLMPKGSKKSNKVLYSPSEASGHCLVVGGTGLGKTSSILVPTINSWNKKNPKNTCLVIDISGDISRDSTIGNRIIYEPVRLKDSDDRTITERTRTPYNIFGCIDIQKTVEEKEKALALLAHLIMPDDPNASEAGAYYNEEGRKMLTASLTAFYFKGMDFVEICEEIVSSSWRNLLNNIDSTRNHTAITLINSFEGVDERFTSSAKQACDKKLSLFVTDKEVRESIRRPKDGEIAFEPSVIEYKNCFVRIPDEQLEYLAPLTQILTAQCLDYFKSRSLKADHQILLCLDEMASLGIIDVLPGLRKYRKRKVSILCLTQGLVDLDLTYSEKNRKAQMSNFRFKVILDSAEPDEQEYWARLIGYDTQINLSQTGNSVTQTEKREYLVEPSEFANLGNKLIVIYPGGYRKLYKNFWFKQ, encoded by the coding sequence ATGTTAGACTTTGTAAAATATATACATGAATATGCCATTGATAATCCGTCATTAGCCCTCTTAATCGTAATTGCGTTGGTAATATATCTTTATAGTGAACTATATTTATCAAAGCAAGGAAAACCCGGTCAAAACAAACGCTCAAATCCTTTGTATAAGGAATTGAAAGTAGCTGATAAAAACGAGGCTAGTGGAATAATCTTTGGATTAATGCCAAAAGGTTCTAAGAAAAGTAATAAGGTCTTATATTCCCCTAGTGAGGCGTCGGGACATTGTCTTGTCGTTGGGGGAACAGGACTAGGCAAGACTAGCTCGATACTCGTGCCCACAATTAATAGCTGGAATAAAAAAAATCCGAAGAATACATGTTTAGTCATTGATATATCCGGTGACATTAGTAGAGATAGCACCATAGGTAATAGAATCATCTATGAACCAGTTAGACTGAAAGATTCAGATGACAGAACAATAACTGAACGCACTAGAACACCTTATAATATATTTGGGTGTATCGATATACAAAAGACAGTCGAGGAAAAAGAAAAGGCTCTAGCACTGCTTGCACACTTAATAATGCCGGATGACCCAAATGCTAGTGAAGCAGGTGCATATTACAATGAGGAAGGTCGAAAAATGCTGACAGCAAGCCTTACCGCCTTTTACTTTAAAGGCATGGATTTTGTGGAAATTTGTGAAGAAATCGTATCAAGTAGTTGGAGAAATCTCCTCAATAATATAGATAGCACTAGAAATCATACTGCTATCACATTGATTAATTCATTTGAAGGCGTAGATGAGCGCTTTACGTCAAGCGCAAAGCAAGCATGTGATAAAAAACTTTCTCTGTTTGTAACAGATAAAGAAGTAAGAGAATCTATAAGAAGACCTAAAGATGGAGAAATAGCATTTGAACCGTCAGTAATTGAATACAAAAACTGCTTTGTGCGAATACCTGATGAGCAGCTTGAATACTTAGCACCTCTCACACAAATACTAACAGCACAATGTCTTGATTATTTCAAATCCCGTTCACTAAAGGCTGACCACCAAATCCTCCTATGTCTTGATGAGATGGCATCCCTTGGTATCATAGACGTGTTGCCCGGATTGCGTAAGTATCGTAAAAGAAAAGTCTCAATACTATGTTTAACGCAAGGGCTTGTAGATTTGGATTTAACCTACTCAGAAAAAAATAGAAAAGCACAGATGTCAAACTTCCGTTTCAAGGTTATTTTGGACTCAGCTGAACCTGACGAACAAGAATATTGGGCTAGGTTAATTGGTTATGATACGCAAATAAATCTAAGTCAAACAGGTAATAGTGTGACTCAAACAGAAAAACGAGAATATCTTGTAGAACCTAGCGAGTTTGCAAATCTAGGAAATAAACTAATAGTCATATATCCAGGTGGCTACAGAAAACTGTACAAGAACTTCTGGTTCAAACAATAA
- a CDS encoding carboxylesterase/lipase family protein, which yields MVFSIIVIILTALYIAVLELSKNILLGWVVGILAAISMLVLRAMLIKRDSYNVKSTIIMWIVFVAILACNYVLTAPPYKNVPAVANKNPDVTDVVSVQQGDLTGVYNEDHSVKVYAGIPYAKAPVGELRFKEPQPAESWDGVRACDEFGPMAMQARTNPLYDSLSHILGWHDYRVQLGDEYLEAMSEDCLYLNVFAPEEASDEPLPVIFYVHGGSLSTGQSSYTEYRGEDLAKRGVIFVNFAYRLNVFGYYAADDLKEESANGTTGNYGLLDQIAALQWVYDNIEAFGGDPNQITIAGESAGSSSVNAMCVSPLTDGLFNYAIAESSGILARKPFHTFRDYSEAVKEGDAVRKEFGVTSSEELRDIPAEELVKTSTDQSAMTVDGYAITEQPYLTYEKGQNHEKALLNGFNAKESDAFLLGTKATADNYEKLLAEDLGSYAGDMAKIVPADSPQRDQHFIVDAMGDAKGALNISYSAIWFSYSHYLWNNYLVEQGVPTYEYYFTKTNDSLSNYHAGELPYAYGNLWRHPGLYTEEDYALSDIMQQYWVNFAKTGNPNGDGLPKWEMRDENQTKLLQLDTDIKMIEDPNSELYKIIDKYQATFN from the coding sequence ATGGTATTTTCGATTATTGTTATCATACTGACGGCTCTTTATATTGCAGTGCTGGAGCTGTCTAAAAATATATTATTAGGCTGGGTGGTTGGCATACTTGCGGCTATCTCAATGCTAGTATTAAGGGCAATGCTTATAAAAAGAGATTCGTATAATGTTAAGTCAACAATCATTATGTGGATTGTATTTGTTGCTATATTGGCATGTAACTATGTATTAACAGCTCCACCTTACAAAAATGTTCCAGCAGTTGCAAATAAGAATCCTGATGTGACAGATGTAGTTTCTGTTCAGCAGGGAGATTTGACTGGAGTATATAACGAAGATCATTCTGTAAAGGTATACGCTGGTATTCCTTATGCAAAGGCACCAGTAGGTGAGCTTCGTTTTAAAGAACCACAGCCAGCTGAAAGCTGGGATGGTGTAAGAGCATGCGATGAATTTGGCCCTATGGCGATGCAAGCCCGTACCAATCCTTTATATGACAGTTTGTCACACATCCTTGGCTGGCATGACTATAGAGTGCAATTAGGTGATGAGTATCTTGAGGCTATGAGTGAAGATTGTCTGTATCTTAATGTTTTTGCACCAGAGGAGGCTTCAGACGAGCCATTGCCTGTTATTTTCTATGTTCACGGCGGCAGTCTTTCTACAGGTCAGTCTTCATATACGGAGTATAGAGGCGAGGACTTGGCAAAGAGGGGTGTTATATTCGTAAATTTTGCTTACAGATTAAATGTTTTTGGCTACTATGCAGCTGATGATTTAAAAGAAGAATCGGCTAACGGTACTACAGGTAACTATGGTCTGCTAGATCAGATAGCTGCTCTTCAGTGGGTTTATGACAATATAGAAGCTTTTGGTGGAGATCCAAATCAAATCACAATTGCTGGAGAATCAGCAGGCTCATCTAGCGTAAATGCAATGTGCGTATCACCTCTTACAGATGGATTGTTTAATTATGCTATTGCGGAGTCCAGTGGTATTCTTGCAAGAAAGCCTTTCCATACTTTCAGAGATTATAGTGAGGCAGTAAAAGAAGGAGATGCAGTTCGCAAAGAATTTGGTGTAACTTCTTCTGAGGAGCTTAGGGATATTCCAGCAGAAGAGCTTGTGAAGACATCAACTGACCAATCGGCAATGACTGTCGATGGCTATGCCATTACAGAACAGCCTTATCTTACATATGAAAAGGGGCAAAACCATGAAAAGGCTCTGTTAAATGGATTTAATGCCAAAGAATCAGATGCCTTCTTGCTAGGAACCAAAGCGACAGCTGACAATTATGAGAAGTTATTAGCGGAGGATTTGGGGTCTTACGCAGGGGATATGGCAAAGATTGTTCCGGCAGATTCACCACAGCGTGACCAGCATTTTATTGTTGATGCAATGGGAGATGCCAAGGGTGCATTAAATATTAGCTATTCAGCAATTTGGTTCAGCTATTCACATTATCTTTGGAATAACTATTTGGTGGAACAGGGCGTTCCTACCTATGAATATTACTTTACAAAGACCAATGATTCCTTATCAAATTACCATGCCGGCGAGTTGCCATATGCATATGGAAATCTTTGGAGACATCCAGGATTGTATACGGAAGAGGATTATGCGCTTTCAGATATAATGCAACAGTATTGGGTGAATTTTGCCAAGACTGGAAATCCTAATGGAGACGGACTTCCTAAATGGGAGATGAGAGATGAGAATCAGACAAAGTTGCTGCAGCTTGATACTGATATTAAGATGATAGAAGATCCTAACAGCGAACTATATAAAATAATCGATAAATATCAAGCAACATTTAATTAA
- a CDS encoding MBOAT family O-acyltransferase: MTFFDLIFIFRLVPIFLIIYYILPCNCRAWLLLVASIGFYYINEPVYIAVISAATLINYILAKFLSKKKSKVILAIGVIINCSCLCFFKGASSFGLNIVIPLGVSYYIFKMISYLADLYKGKIQKVELISMANYFFMFPQITSGPIARYDYVEKNDFWKKNDKTKKENFCSILLQIEDGLKYFAIGLFMKVMIADHLSVLWNDMKTIGYESISTPLAWLGAYTFSFELYFDFWGYSLMAAGLGVMLGFPFIRNFDQPYFSKSISEFYRNWHSTLGSWFRDYVYFPLGGNRKGKIRTVFNLLVVWILTGLWHGQTYNFWIWAGIIFLIITIEKFILSRFEKLFMVVGRINVMVIIPITWVVFAIHSMKYLRLYMLRLFPVIDISVAVNSNDYLYMLEDYWIYLVLAIIFTIPALTGFYKKHKNNVFTILVIFAMFWISIFSLSNSAGNPFMYLRF; encoded by the coding sequence ATGACCTTTTTTGATTTGATTTTTATTTTTAGATTGGTACCAATCTTTTTGATTATATATTATATTTTGCCATGCAATTGTCGTGCATGGCTTTTATTGGTTGCAAGTATAGGATTTTACTATATTAATGAGCCGGTGTATATTGCTGTAATTTCAGCGGCTACACTGATTAATTATATTCTGGCTAAATTTCTATCCAAGAAAAAATCAAAGGTTATACTTGCAATCGGTGTTATTATAAACTGTTCATGTCTGTGCTTTTTCAAGGGAGCATCTTCATTTGGTTTAAATATAGTTATTCCTCTTGGCGTTAGCTACTACATTTTCAAAATGATATCTTACCTGGCAGATTTATATAAAGGTAAGATTCAAAAGGTTGAGCTAATAAGCATGGCCAACTATTTCTTTATGTTTCCACAGATTACATCAGGTCCTATTGCCAGATACGACTATGTTGAAAAAAATGATTTTTGGAAAAAGAATGATAAAACAAAGAAAGAAAACTTTTGCAGTATTCTTTTGCAAATAGAAGATGGACTTAAGTATTTTGCCATTGGATTGTTTATGAAGGTGATGATTGCAGATCATCTTTCTGTTCTTTGGAATGATATGAAAACTATCGGATATGAAAGCATTTCAACGCCTCTAGCGTGGCTTGGTGCATACACTTTCTCTTTTGAGTTATATTTTGATTTTTGGGGATATTCACTTATGGCAGCTGGCCTTGGAGTGATGTTGGGATTTCCTTTTATTAGAAACTTTGATCAGCCATATTTTTCAAAGTCTATCTCTGAGTTTTATAGAAATTGGCACAGCACACTAGGTTCGTGGTTCAGAGATTACGTATATTTTCCTCTGGGAGGAAATCGCAAGGGAAAGATACGTACTGTTTTCAATTTATTAGTAGTCTGGATTTTGACTGGTCTTTGGCATGGTCAAACATATAATTTCTGGATATGGGCTGGAATAATATTTTTGATTATTACAATTGAGAAGTTTATTCTGAGCAGATTTGAAAAGCTATTTATGGTGGTAGGGCGTATTAACGTTATGGTAATCATTCCTATTACATGGGTTGTGTTTGCTATTCATTCTATGAAGTATCTTAGACTATATATGTTAAGACTTTTCCCAGTTATAGATATTTCTGTTGCAGTTAATAGTAATGATTATTTGTACATGCTTGAGGATTATTGGATATATTTAGTATTGGCTATTATTTTCACTATTCCAGCATTAACAGGTTTCTATAAAAAACATAAAAATAACGTATTTACGATTTTAGTGATATTTGCAATGTTTTGGATAAGCATTTTTAGTTTGTCTAATTCTGCAGGCAATCCATTTATGTATTTAAGATTCTAG
- a CDS encoding tyrosine-type recombinase/integrase: MNKIFKFSNELRRMINNQKDYQLNLENEYKCGIISVADMQKEIEMSKTKELALKRKLVAQVHIKANGTPKSIRYEASRDLWVTKISGDIRLHARTEELLIDKILDYYDCYVVANTLEHIFELAIETKEKTDNCSPLTIKRLRQEYNHFISDEFGKRDIKSISKDDLKAYTNEMLERLNPTPKAFLKYKGVLNLIWRYAVEYGYVQVDIVKGISNQQFRSKCDNSKPKSKEKILSRDDILRIQNEIYRRMQFARYNGYFIYGFMILLAIETGMRAAELCSLKWADILDNRMIHIHSQQLSNRETGNRIVYYVPWTKDEKGISQGGRYYPITDKIAKILLNLKTLQEEKHIASEYVFCDVNGDWITVGAYQTCLRRLMRSMGFSITRNHAFRMSLNSNEFIPKGIPVTDRARLLGHSVETNLRHYSYARINVDDEIRTLLNG; the protein is encoded by the coding sequence ATGAACAAGATATTCAAATTTAGTAATGAACTAAGAAGAATGATTAATAATCAAAAAGATTACCAATTAAACCTAGAAAATGAATATAAATGTGGTATCATTTCAGTTGCCGACATGCAAAAAGAAATAGAAATGAGTAAAACAAAAGAACTTGCTCTAAAGCGTAAGCTTGTCGCACAAGTACATATAAAAGCAAATGGAACACCTAAGAGTATTCGTTATGAAGCATCACGAGACCTTTGGGTAACTAAAATTAGTGGAGATATTCGTCTACACGCCAGAACTGAAGAATTATTAATTGATAAGATTCTTGATTATTACGATTGCTATGTCGTAGCTAATACGCTAGAACACATCTTTGAACTGGCAATTGAAACCAAAGAAAAGACAGATAATTGTAGTCCTCTCACTATAAAAAGATTACGTCAGGAATATAATCACTTTATTAGTGATGAATTTGGGAAAAGGGATATTAAATCAATCTCCAAAGATGATTTGAAAGCATACACTAATGAAATGTTAGAACGCTTAAATCCTACTCCAAAAGCTTTCCTAAAATACAAAGGCGTATTAAATCTTATATGGAGATATGCTGTCGAATATGGGTATGTACAAGTAGATATTGTTAAGGGGATATCTAATCAACAGTTTCGCTCTAAATGCGATAATTCAAAGCCAAAAAGCAAAGAGAAAATACTTTCTCGTGATGACATACTAAGAATCCAAAACGAGATATATCGCAGGATGCAATTTGCTCGTTATAATGGATATTTTATCTATGGATTTATGATTCTTTTAGCCATAGAAACTGGTATGCGTGCCGCTGAATTATGTTCACTCAAGTGGGCTGATATATTAGATAACCGTATGATACATATCCATTCTCAGCAACTTTCAAACCGTGAAACTGGTAACAGAATTGTGTACTATGTGCCATGGACTAAAGATGAAAAGGGAATATCTCAAGGAGGAAGATATTATCCCATCACAGACAAGATAGCAAAAATATTATTGAATTTAAAAACTCTTCAAGAAGAAAAACATATAGCTTCAGAATATGTTTTCTGTGACGTAAATGGTGATTGGATTACAGTAGGAGCATACCAAACATGCCTACGAAGATTAATGAGAAGTATGGGATTTTCAATCACTAGAAATCATGCATTTAGAATGAGCTTAAATTCTAATGAGTTTATTCCGAAAGGAATCCCAGTGACAGATAGGGCTCGCCTACTCGGTCACAGTGTGGAAACTAATCTAAGACATTATTCATATGCAAGAATAAATGTAGATGATGAGATTAGAACACTATTAAACGGCTAG
- the cobI gene encoding precorrin-2 C(20)-methyltransferase, translated as MAGILYGIGVGPGDPELLTIKAVKAIRDADVICLPRAEKDKCRAYQIALPVVPELAFKKVISLDFEMTKDEAKLKEMHESFYSKYKELLFEGYNLAFLTIGDPTVYSTFGYIMKLAKKDGIEVEIINGITSFCGTASAAGILISEADENVHILSGQGNLDEELKMSGTKIIMKSGKNVSAIKDKLVEMENAGIVNVYAVIDCGMETEQIFTSAMTIPDDSRYMMTIIVKEK; from the coding sequence ATGGCTGGAATATTATATGGAATAGGAGTTGGCCCTGGTGATCCAGAGCTGCTTACAATAAAGGCTGTAAAGGCAATTAGGGATGCAGATGTTATTTGCTTGCCTAGAGCTGAAAAGGATAAGTGTAGAGCATATCAAATTGCTCTTCCGGTTGTGCCAGAGCTTGCTTTCAAAAAGGTTATTAGCCTCGATTTTGAGATGACAAAGGATGAGGCTAAGCTCAAGGAAATGCACGAAAGCTTTTATAGTAAATATAAGGAGCTTTTGTTTGAAGGATACAACCTTGCTTTCCTTACAATAGGAGACCCAACTGTATACTCAACATTTGGGTATATAATGAAGCTTGCAAAGAAGGATGGAATAGAAGTAGAAATCATCAATGGTATCACATCATTCTGTGGTACAGCATCTGCGGCGGGAATTCTTATCAGCGAGGCAGATGAAAATGTTCATATCCTTTCAGGCCAAGGAAATCTGGATGAAGAATTAAAAATGTCTGGCACAAAAATAATAATGAAAAGTGGAAAAAATGTTTCTGCAATAAAGGATAAGCTTGTAGAGATGGAAAATGCTGGGATTGTTAACGTATATGCGGTAATAGACTGTGGCATGGAAACAGAACAAATCTTTACAAGTGCTATGACTATTCCAGATGATTCTAGATATATGATGACAATTATAGTAAAAGAAAAATAG
- the nudC gene encoding NAD(+) diphosphatase, with protein MIQDIFPSKLNNSYKTDAIPKSDDLIIVHSDGKILLNVDEKSKTISFPQIKDIQSNLNPIYFFEIDGENFFYNTDTNTDTSALPEGFQFFTMRQIRNDYLYPKHYVFAAYTAIHLIDWYEANRFCGKCGTKNEHSKSERALVCPNCGRTRYPRINPAVIVGVKNGDKLLLTKYKTGFAHNALVAGFTEIGETMEETVEREVMEETGLKVKNIRYYKSQPWGIASDILLGYYCDVDGDDTITMDESELKYAQWVSREDIELQPLDYSLTNEMMKMFKENKLTD; from the coding sequence ATGATTCAAGATATTTTTCCAAGCAAACTTAATAATAGCTATAAAACTGACGCTATTCCTAAGTCAGATGATTTAATCATTGTTCATAGCGACGGAAAAATCCTGTTAAATGTTGATGAAAAAAGCAAAACCATTTCTTTCCCACAGATAAAAGACATTCAATCAAATCTTAATCCTATATACTTTTTTGAAATTGATGGAGAAAACTTCTTTTACAATACAGATACAAACACTGATACCTCCGCTCTTCCTGAAGGTTTTCAGTTCTTTACGATGCGACAAATCAGAAATGATTATCTTTATCCAAAGCACTATGTATTTGCAGCCTACACTGCCATCCACTTGATTGATTGGTATGAGGCAAACAGATTCTGTGGAAAATGTGGTACAAAGAATGAACATTCAAAATCTGAGCGCGCTTTAGTTTGCCCTAACTGTGGCCGCACACGATACCCTAGAATCAATCCTGCTGTAATAGTTGGTGTAAAAAATGGCGATAAGCTATTACTGACAAAATACAAAACCGGTTTTGCTCACAATGCTCTTGTGGCCGGATTTACAGAAATCGGTGAAACTATGGAAGAAACTGTCGAACGTGAAGTAATGGAAGAAACAGGACTAAAAGTTAAAAATATCCGCTACTACAAATCTCAGCCTTGGGGAATTGCCAGCGATATTCTGCTGGGATATTACTGCGATGTAGATGGCGATGACACCATTACAATGGATGAATCAGAACTGAAATATGCTCAGTGGGTGAGCCGAGAGGATATCGAATTACAGCCTCTCGACTACAGCCTCACAAATGAGATGATGAAAATGTTCAAAGAAAACAAGCTGACAGATTAA
- the dtd gene encoding D-aminoacyl-tRNA deacylase, translating to MKFVVQRVNEASVKVDGNVIGQIGKGFLVLIGVADSDTKEIADKMVKKLLGLRIFDDENDKINLSLSDVGGELLLISQFTLYANCKKGYRPSFIEAGAPDMANEMYEYIIEKCKEQFHVETGEFGADMKVSLQNDGPFTIILDSAEIC from the coding sequence ATGAAATTTGTAGTTCAAAGAGTTAATGAAGCATCTGTAAAAGTAGATGGAAATGTAATAGGTCAAATTGGAAAAGGTTTTTTAGTCCTTATTGGTGTAGCAGATTCTGATACAAAAGAAATAGCAGACAAAATGGTGAAAAAGCTACTAGGGCTTCGCATATTTGATGATGAAAATGACAAGATTAATCTTTCTCTATCAGATGTAGGCGGAGAGCTTCTTTTGATATCTCAATTTACCCTATATGCAAACTGCAAGAAGGGATATCGTCCTTCTTTTATAGAGGCTGGTGCACCGGATATGGCAAATGAAATGTATGAATACATTATTGAAAAATGCAAAGAACAATTCCATGTGGAGACAGGAGAGTTTGGCGCAGATATGAAGGTGTCTTTGCAAAATGATGGCCCATTTACAATCATTTTAGATTCAGCAGAAATCTGCTAG
- a CDS encoding TrmH family RNA methyltransferase has product MIKIESIDDSRVDIFTKYNEAQLYHYYEPNGGVFIAETPEVIKRALARGAEPIAFLVEEKAYESQVVQELLSDISDDVEVFVAELNVINKITGFNLTRGVLAACKRPSLPSVSEILQASKRVAILEDVMNPTNVGAIFRSAAALGVDGIILTHDSADPFYRRAARVAMGTVFQVPWTYFDKGSDYVAALKGDGFAVVSMALKDNAISLAEPVLKEQEKLAIVFGTESTGIKQETIDASDFVTIIPMYHGVDSLNVAAASAVTFWELCKRE; this is encoded by the coding sequence ATGATAAAAATTGAAAGTATAGATGATAGTAGAGTAGATATATTTACAAAGTATAACGAGGCTCAGCTATATCATTATTATGAGCCTAATGGAGGCGTATTTATAGCAGAAACTCCAGAGGTAATAAAGAGGGCACTGGCTAGAGGCGCAGAGCCTATTGCTTTTTTAGTTGAGGAAAAGGCATATGAATCACAGGTTGTGCAGGAATTGTTGAGTGATATCAGTGATGATGTAGAAGTATTTGTGGCAGAGCTTAATGTCATCAACAAAATCACTGGTTTTAATCTTACAAGAGGAGTTTTGGCTGCCTGCAAAAGACCGAGCTTGCCTTCAGTTTCTGAAATCCTTCAAGCCTCAAAACGGGTGGCAATCCTTGAGGATGTTATGAATCCAACAAACGTAGGCGCAATATTTAGATCTGCAGCAGCCCTTGGCGTTGATGGCATTATATTAACTCATGATAGTGCAGATCCTTTCTATAGAAGAGCGGCTCGTGTTGCTATGGGAACTGTGTTCCAGGTACCATGGACATATTTTGACAAGGGTTCTGATTATGTTGCTGCTCTTAAAGGAGATGGCTTTGCAGTTGTTTCAATGGCCCTGAAGGATAATGCAATATCTCTTGCAGAACCAGTGCTGAAGGAACAGGAGAAGCTGGCGATTGTATTTGGTACTGAGAGTACCGGAATCAAGCAGGAAACAATAGATGCGTCTGATTTCGTTACAATCATTCCTATGTATCATGGAGTGGATTCTTTAAATGTTGCAGCAGCCAGTGCGGTAACATTTTGGGAGTTATGCAAAAGAGAGTAA